The following nucleotide sequence is from Hirundo rustica isolate bHirRus1 chromosome 7, bHirRus1.pri.v3, whole genome shotgun sequence.
GGACTGCAGCATTATGAGCTGATAATACAGTACAGAGTAAGATTACAGCAGGAACTTTCTTGTTAAGAAAGACTTTGAAAGAGAGAGGTGAGCACTCAGCCATTCTTTGAGTTTTCCTTACAGAGAGTGAGGCACGCTGCATTTTGTGATGCCAAGAGGAAGTTAATGAATTACAGCCACTTCATGGCATTTCAAGTATACTTGGTCTAACTGTATTTCAACCGTACAAAAGCAGCAAATACAaatcacattttccttctttgaaacACTGGAGAGGTATCATTGGTATTTATTTAGAATTCCCAGTCTGTATCATCTTGATTTGTAGCAATACGTCCAAGTTCAGTCCCGACTGCTGTTGAGGGCAATGCCAAGAACGCCGATCTGTTATTTTGAATAGGAGGTGGTAATAGGGACAGTAATGACTTCTGTGTTTGTTCCTTtatctagaaagaaaaaaagatacaatAAAGCTGCACATAAAAGTCTCCATAACTTTGCAACTGACTTCATTAAAAGCATGTGAAATCAGAGCCATGTTCTTGCATGCTACAAAATTGAACGTAAAAGTATGAGAGGTTTTGCTTTCACCACTCTATTAGTCTTTCAAGACTAATGAAATCAGCTGTGCAATTCTGCTTTAAATTAAGAATATTAACCATTTTTTAACTTACTTAGGCTGCCTTTAGTTAAGTCAAATCAACTTTATCAATGGAGAAATTGATTAATCTTATGTGTCCTCTCCTCTATCGAtataattttgttaaaaaaaaatctgaagcagGTATGCTCTTACAAAACACTTTTTGGCTCCAggtaatttcattattttgtaaTCTAGCTCTTTTTGTGGCTTATTTAGGTTATAGCAGTGTCATTTAACAAAACATAGTAAACTCACCTGTTTGAAGAACGTATGCGAAAGCAAACTGCTTGCTGATGGCCTGAATCATAAAATGAACAATATAATTATGTTTTGGAAAGTAAAATACTGCATTTGGATAATGGGCCAGATTGACAAATAAGTTTAAGCCCTATGGTTTTCCCTCCACAGGACAAATGTGAAGAATGAGAAAAGCAGCACACAATTCCTACATTCTATGCCTCAATTTATACTgaagaaatttgtttttaaaggccTATTCATGTTCCTGTTTAACAAGGAATTTAATGCCTTGTTCCAAAGAGACACAGAACTGAAAACATATATTTCagatttctgggtttttttctgggacaAAGTACATGTTGGAAAGTTAATTTTACTTATTACAAAGCACAGTCATATTACAAGAAATTCAGGGGTCAAATGACTTTAAAAGTTTGATTACTTTATCAGACAAGATAAttcttaaaatacaaatgtaagTGTATTGTTTTACATAGTACATCTGCCCTCAAATTTTGCCTCTAACTGCATTCAACTGATTACTGTATCCTAAAGTGTAGGCTATACTTGGTCTTAGATTgaagtaacaaaaaaaattagtttgcaCCAGAATGTTACCTTTTCTCAGGGTCCTGTTGCAAGCAAAGTTCTACCAAGTTGAGGAAAGCAGgtgaaaatgttttggaaaaggGCATTTGGAGTCTTTCACTGGTCATTGTGCGTGTCATGCTCTCACCAATTCCAGAATCAACACCTGATCGGGAATTCTTCATCCTGGATTCCCCACGGGGAAAAGTATTTATATCCCAAGGACAGAAGGTGGGACCTTTCAGCTTTTGCAGCAGCATCTAGTTGGAAGGAATATCAGTATGAAAGTTAAATAGCTAGCCAGACCTATTCAGGGTAAGCTCCAGGGATGGAAGGATTATTTATTCTACAAAGATGCATGCATATTTGAACTAACAAACAGCAGCCACTATTTCAGCAGTAACAGCACTGGTTTCTgtgagcaaaacaaaacaaaatgctcaGCACATTTTTAACAAGAGAAAAAGTTTAGCATTTTACCTGAGTGCGAGGCATATCTTGAAATGGAACGTGTCCATTGGCTAATTCACACGCTGTAATTCCCACACTGTAAATGTCAGACTTCATATTATAGCCAGACAAATCCtgtgagagaaggaaaacactACTGATAACTGAGGCCATTGAGCAGTGCCAACAAGAATACCTGCTTCAAAACAAGATTCTAATGCTCCATAACCTACACAGTATTGAAACAATTCAATTGTGAAACCTCCGACTTTTTTCAGAAATCTGATGGCTGTACTGTGTGGGAAGACAGACAGAGGTAGTGCTAAAGGTAATTTTGCCTCTGATACATTGCAGCctgttaattaccaaagaatgggaacagccttgccctcacagctatgggtgtgataaagGAGCGAGTTAGCTGGCAGAGACTCAGCTGGAgtctgctggccatgctgtgaggaggaagggacaggaggtcaTGCAAGGGACAGAAAAGGGTAAGATGTTGtatgagggacagacagggttaggCAGCCAtgctagggacaggaagcagcgagctggaactgcagaaagaagagagaagaaggagagaaagagccagaacTGCGTggagctgcccatgggaggCTGGCTACATAGGAAAGGTATGAAAGACTTCTAGATAACAAGGTGCTGATTCTTGAAGCCTTCTGAAGTTTTTATTGAAGCACTCTGCGTGCAGTGGCTGGCTCTACTACGACAGTCTTGAACACAAGTTTCAGGATTTGCATAGTTTCCAGGAGGTTTGGGTAAAGAGATTTAGTACAGCATCACCTTACCAACAGCTTTGGAGCTAGTTCTCTCTAGAAGAACTAAATATTCAGTACATACATGTACTTTTAAAAGCTGCAGTTCAACATCTTTCATTGCAACTATACAAGCAGACTTAAGCTGGAAATTGAGTATTGCCACTAACATTGAATAGGAAAAATTATGTGTAATTTATACTAACCTGTCTCAGTAGTTCAGGACTCAGCCAAGGAAGCACAGATGTACTAAACTGAGGGAAATCATACACCACCTTTGACTTCTGTCCATTGCTAACTAAACTGTAGAGGTTGTTTAAGCCAGAGAGAGAAACCAGCCCATCCTCTGAAATCAGAATGTGGCTAGCTTTAATATTCCTGTAACATAAAGTGGTAAATTTTAGTCATAAGAATTTCTCAAAGCACTACTAGAACAGAAAGGCCTTCATATTTCATTGACTTATAGTGAGATGCTATTGTGGAGTTCATCTCTCTATTAAGAGAGATGATGAGGAAAAAAGGTGCCAGAAATTGGAGAAGAGCCCTTGTTCCCTACAACGGATATAAACTAAGGAAGCCCCTTCTGTAACTCcggttttcttctgcttcaaaGAGACAAAGCCAGGCAGATGTATAATGCCTGTAACTGCTGGCTTGAAGAAATGTACAAATACATTTCCTGTTAAGATTTTACAAACTTGGTTTTGCTGTATTATTGAAAAAAACTGTTACTTGTGCACTGTCTGATATAAGAAGGTATATAGGATAAGGAAGGAGACAATACTTAAGATGCTATAATCTGGTTCTTACCTATTGACATTCTCCTACCTGTGAATATATCCATTCTGGTGCATGTAATTTAATCCTCTGATTGCACCAAACAGAATGTTCCCTATCAAAGCTTCACTCATTCCTTCAGGAAAGTAAGTCTTCAGCAGGTGTCTAGCTGAACctggaagtgaaaaaaacctaGCTAGGCCTAACAAGTCTTGTTAAATCACTTGTGTATGCTTCCCTCACTGTATACACTCATTAAGAGCAGCATTCTCATCTTTATATTGACTCTGGTGCATTACTGCATGGATGTAACTGCTGCCCCATGTCATGCTTCTGTTAACTGAAAGTCTGTGTCCAGCCTGTATTCAATGTAAATAGGTCTTCTGACAGCAGAAGCTGTATAAAGTCAAATACATCTCCCAGTTACCATTCTTCATATGGTGGGTGCTAGACTAAGTGGAATTTAATGCAGTTCAAATACGAGTTTTCACTGGGGAGGACATCTTCTCTAAAAAATGGTTTGGGAGAAATCTATTTTTTCTACAAGACAGGAGATGATCAAAGAGAAACCTCTCATGGACCATGTGGTCCAACCTGTATCAGCTCTTTCTCCTGTTCCAAAACTGCAGTTAACAGTTCTTACCATAGGCCATGAATGGGGAGATGACCCAAAGCCAGCTTCCCGCCGTAAACACTGTCCAAAATGTCATGATGTTGGGATGCTGGAAAAAGTGTGATAAAACCACCTCattctgtgaaatgaaatgaaagtggATGTGTTAACCCCAGAACAGCAGTCCCACCAAGGACATTAACTACACCAGTAATCAGTAAAGAGAACTGATTCTTTGCATTTATACAAGACTGCAGGTGATGTATATAGGCTGAAACAGAAACGTAAAGAGCTTGCCCATAATTGCATGTCTGAAGTAAATTTAGTTTGTTCATAGTCCAAACTTTTGGTGTTAAATAACAGAACAGAACATGTTTCAAATAAGTTGTACAATTACAGAAGTATTTCTAAAGCAATTGTCAGCTGCCATCTTCAGAAAGCAACTCTCAAATTTACGCATGCATTGTGTTTATTATATTCTACTCCTTTGGAGGGAAAAACTTGACTGAAATGACCCAGTGCAAACAAAGGCCACCTTTGTTCAGTCATCTCGTATCCCTCACTATCTTCATTGGGCTTTGTGCAGAAATGCTGTTCCTTTACCTGTAAGGCTCTCAAGTGCTCTTCAGAGCAATTTTCAAGGTCTGTGATCCTTACAGCAACTTGCCTGTCTGTAGGTGTATGCCGTGCAAGGTAGACTGAAGTTAAATTGTTGAACCTCCTTCCTGAAACCAGAAATGGGTACCTTAACTTTGGAAAGCATAATAATCCATCACATGGTTTCCTTCATGTTTAGAGatcttttttcagttttaaaattgtAATTGATAGCAGTGTGTCCCTTTCTTTCAGAATGCCAAGACCTTAAGTAATTGCAGTAAAATATATGCAGCAAATTAGTTGAAGCATGGCCCTGCTATTTTGAGAACAAGTAAAAGTGTTTGAACATATTTCAGCATCAATTATACATCTAAATGAACAACACTCAGCATGCATATTCACATAAACATATGCATGTATTGTAGGATCTAAGGCAGCCATCCTTAGAACAATCAACTTGGGTAGCCAAGTTATGAGACGTGATGTTACTTAAGGTTGTATTTATTGTTACGTACCTCAGATTTTGAAAACTGACATGTGCATGCACAAACATCAAGAGACAAATTCAGGTAATTGTTGATTTGTCTTGGATCTTGAAACAAGAGATTACTAAAATATAAGCAATGCTCTGCATTTTTCTCAGCTAAACAGACACAAGAATAATCCTTCATTTTCCAAACTTAATATTTACTGTAGTTAGCAATAAACTATTGACAGCTGggagaagaaacattttaagttttatttctgttaccTATTTCCAGCTGAAGTTCATAATGAGAGACATTAGAAGAGCAAAATACCATTTCATTCTTTCCTGTAGATGGAGGAATCCAGGCATCAGAATCAGtctaacaaaaagaaaaaacagttctCAAAAATGACTATGTGATTTTTAatagtttatattttttaaattaatgcaaaaatattattaatgcTGAAGTTAAGTACTCAAGTCAGAACATTCAGGCGGGTACTTTTACCAGTACTAAGACTTAGTTTTATGAGTTACAAGCtttgtgtatttgttttcaCACTGGCACAAGATTAACACTTAGATACCTATAGTCTCCTACCAAAGTTGGAAGCGCCAAAGtactctgtttatttttgttgttaacATTTCAAGAAGTACTCCCTAATTAGGCTATTTTTAATATGCACCAGCTTTTTATTTAACCTTGGGAGTTAGAGTTCTATTCTTACCAGGTATTCATGGATGCTGCTCTGAGGTAGCTCTTCTGGTCTGATTGATTCAACTGGTGTACGCAGAATACAGGAGCAGTCCTTGAGAACAGAAACAAGTGAATATTGGTGGAGTTGCTGCAATTTATTAAATATGGCAGTGCGAAAATGTAAGAAAGTAGGCCTCACAACCAGCAGTTCAGAAAGTCTTCTGCTACAAGTCACTGAATCAAGGGATTAAGAAACAGAATAAACCACACCCATAATAGACCTAGAGAAGAGACACTAAAGTCTCCTTCACCAAAAGCTGACGTGATGAAGTTCAAACATATCAGCACTGTGGAAATCCCCTCAAGCAAGACATTTCATATTAAAGGCTTTTCATATTAAAATGTAGCTAGGTAACAAGGTACAACAGccaaaatttttaaagacaaactTACCAAACAAGACATGGAACCGCTTTAGATCAGGGGAAAAGTCATACACACCCATTtatcctaggaaaaaaaaaaaaagtagcaaacTAAGATGATACATAAACCTGTgataaatttaaatttccttAATCAGAACTGTAAGGCATTCCTGTCAGCTatcaaacacaaaaccccagaaCTCCAACTCAAGGAAAGTCTGCTTCTGTTTAAGTATCATCTCAATTTCAAACTCCACACTGAGGACTACACATCAACTCAAGtgttcctttttaatttatggGTTTAAAAAATTTGTTGCCAGTTCTGTACAAACAATTCAATTGCAGGTTAACTGCACAAgtgcaaaaagtaaaaaagaacaCTCATGAATCCTTGGCAGTTtgtaggaaaagaaataattgtcTGTTGTTTTAAAGGAGCACAGCTGTGCTAGGCAGATCTTGGCTTGGCTGTGTGCAGCTGAACTggctcacaaaaaaaaaaaaaaaggaaggcagaagaaattGCACTTTACATTTCACAAGTGAGGGAGGAAATACTATTGTCAGggatttcagtaaaaatataaaaaagagagaagcaacTCCCTCACAAATCAGAGTAGCCTCTCTGAAAGTTCTCTAGACTTGTGTCTGATGCTTTGAAAGCGCAGGCAGTGAGAGAGATGTCTAGTAAGCGTATCAAAGCTTCTGTACGTACAGAATGGGACTATTTTACCTTAGCTATAAGCAAGTCTTCAACagtagaatcattaaggttggaaaagacctcaaagatcacagagtccaaccattaacctaaTACTGCCAGGcccaccattaaaccatgtccctaagcaccacatctacACGTTttttgaacactgccagggacagtgactccaccacttctctgggcagcttattccaatgcttgacaaccctttcagtgaagaaaatttccctaacatccaatctaaacctcccttggtgcaacttgaggccagTTACTGTCATCCTGTCTCTTGTTAtgtgggagaagaggccaattCCCACCTCACTATAACCTGCTTTAGATAATTGTAGAGTAAGAAGGTCCCCCTGAGCTTCCTCCAGGCTAAACTCCTTCAGCCACTCCTTGTAATACTTGtgatccagctctgctgcccttctctgaacACCCTCCTAtgcctcaatgtctttcttcttGTGAGGGGCTCAAAACCGAACACAGCACTTGAGATGCAAACTGGCCTCACCAGTGAGTACAGAAGGACAATTACTTCTcaggtcctgctggccacactattgctaATACAGagcaggatgccactggccttggCCTCCTGGGCACACTGCCGGCTCATGGTCAGCCAGCTGTCAAATAGCAgtcccaggtccttttctgatAGGCAGCTTTCCAGGCACCATGAGGAACCCTACTTGGTGGATGATAAAAAAGTCAGCTACACGCCTGGTAATTTTGTTTATTAAGGAGCTGAGCTTAAGTCTATCCTGCATTTAAATTATGTATGCTACAGGGAAAACTCTTGAAAAGCTAACAATCACTGCCAAATATCCAAGCCATTCCAGTTACATTTTTACCCAGAAGATCTGCTTGAAGATCTGCTGTAATTCCTTGTTAGAGATACTAAATGGAGACAAAAATCGATCCCTAGCAGGTACTGGGCACCTTCAGAGGATCAGCACTTGACTTAAACAACTTCACTGAGGAAGTTTGTAGCcgagtagaaaaaaaaaagaatgcaggTGCTTTAAGATACTGCCCAGCGCTGTAATGGCTACAGCATCCTTCTCCTGCCTGAAAAGAAGATGCCTCATTCTGCTACACAATACAATTTATTCTGCTGCTTGCTAtacaaaaccacaaaagctAAGCTGAAGAATAAAGTCTTAATAACTGTGATATACCAGAGGCAAAATATTGTAGACTTAGTTCAAAGATGTATAGCCAGCCAACAGAAACATCTGTGATGCACGTTTATTCAAATAACACTACAAcggtaagatttttttttttcttatgtagcTTGACATTGTTTCCAGTTTTCAATACGGCTTTGGATCCTGTccccacatttttctttctctattgcaggcgcttttttttttttttttcgtacTGTAGATAGTGAGAGTGTTGTACAGGTAAAACGATACATTCATCGCACTTTGGCCAAAGCTTCAGCCAGCGAACAGCGCAGGGCAGGACAAACCCACAGAACCCGGTGCCTGTGAGCTAGGGCAGTGGGAAGGCTCCGGAGCGGAAGCCGCGGTACCGGGAACGCGCGTTACTGGGTTCTGCTGACGCCGAGCCGCAGCTCCTACTTCAGCGTTCGCAGTGACTGAGGCAGCTCTCGGTCGTGTATCTCGACTGAAATGATCCGTCCGTGACAAAGCACCGGAATGTGCGGAAGGACGCCCCGCAGGCTCCCCCGCAGTTCCTCACTCGCTCCGTTAAGTTCGTACCTCGCCTTCCTCGCTGGGCCCCCGCCTCCCTCTGGCCTCCCGCGGCGGCCGGGACAGGGTTCCGCTCCCCGCAGCCGCCTCCCAAGCTCGGTGTGCGCCGCTCCCTCTCCCCGGCCAGCGCGGCTTCCCCCGCAGCGGGGCAGAGGGCGCGGCCAGCGCGGAGCCTCGGCAAAGCCGATAAGCCTTACGGGGCGGCAGCGCCCGTTcctgcccgccgccgccggagTCAGGGCCGGgggccggcgccgccgccgcgccgcccgccagaaccccgccccgctcccggccgcgCCGAGCTCAGCGGCGGGGGCCGCCCGCACCACGCGGCCCGGCGCATTGTGGGGCTCGTCACTGGCGGCGGCCCGCCGGGGGCTGTAGTTCTGGGCGGGAGCCGAGCGGAAGCCATCGGGGCCCTTCCTCAGTCGCCGCTGTGTTGCATGCGGGGCTGCGGCGGGAAGGAGCGGCGCCGGAGGGAGAGCAGCGTGGGGCGGGTAAGCGAGCGCTCGGCACCGGCCCGGCGCTGCTGTGCCGCCTCACGGGCGAGCGGCGCGTTCCGTGCCTCACACCCCTGCAGGGGTTAACCCTCCCGCCTCTCGCCCCTGGGGCCGTTCCCCGCCGGGCCGCGGCACCGCCCGGGCGGAAGGTACGGCGGGCCGCGCCCGGCGTGCGGCGGCTTCCCTGCGGCTGGTTGGGGTCGGAGCGCGGGGCCCGAGCGTGGAGGGGCTGGCCGCGGGGTCCCGGGCGGAGAAGGAATTCCGGCGCCTGTCCGGTTTGGCAGCTGACAGGACTCTGTTGGCGGTGGTGATGCTCTAATGTAACGTAGCGCTGTGTTGAGCTCCGTCTTCAGTGTTGTcagcgggggctgcgggggtgGCGGCGCCCGCAGGCGGTGCCCGGGGTGACCTTCAGCGGCCCGGGGCGCCCGTCAGCGAGCGGGCTCCCTGGAGGGTCATGTCACCGCGAACACGAGGCAGCCCTCGGTGACATCTTAGTTGTACTCCTTGTGTGTGGAAGGCAAGGAAATGTTGGCTTTTAGCAACTTCTTAATCacattattacatttttatcagCTGATTAAACTGGAGTACGAATATGTGTCAGTAAATGTCATTTACTCTGTCGACCATGCTAGTGGAGAAATGTACGT
It contains:
- the STRADB gene encoding STE20-related kinase adapter protein beta isoform X1, with the translated sequence MSCLDCSCILRTPVESIRPEELPQSSIHEYLTDSDAWIPPSTGKNEMVFCSSNVSHYELQLEIGRRFNNLTSVYLARHTPTDRQVAVRITDLENCSEEHLRALQNEVVLSHFFQHPNIMTFWTVFTAGSWLWVISPFMAYGSARHLLKTYFPEGMSEALIGNILFGAIRGLNYMHQNGYIHRNIKASHILISEDGLVSLSGLNNLYSLVSNGQKSKVVYDFPQFSTSVLPWLSPELLRQDLSGYNMKSDIYSVGITACELANGHVPFQDMPRTQMLLQKLKGPTFCPWDINTFPRGESRMKNSRSGVDSGIGESMTRTMTSERLQMPFSKTFSPAFLNLVELCLQQDPEKRPSASSLLSHTFFKQIKEQTQKSLLSLLPPPIQNNRSAFLALPSTAVGTELGRIATNQDDTDWEF
- the STRADB gene encoding STE20-related kinase adapter protein beta isoform X2, which produces MSCLDCSCILRTPVESIRPEELPQSSIHEYLTDSDAWIPPSTGKNEMVFCSSNVSHYELQLEIGRRFNNLTSVYLARHTPTDRQVAVRITDLENCSEEHLRALQHPNIMTFWTVFTAGSWLWVISPFMAYGSARHLLKTYFPEGMSEALIGNILFGAIRGLNYMHQNGYIHRNIKASHILISEDGLVSLSGLNNLYSLVSNGQKSKVVYDFPQFSTSVLPWLSPELLRQDLSGYNMKSDIYSVGITACELANGHVPFQDMPRTQMLLQKLKGPTFCPWDINTFPRGESRMKNSRSGVDSGIGESMTRTMTSERLQMPFSKTFSPAFLNLVELCLQQDPEKRPSASSLLSHTFFKQIKEQTQKSLLSLLPPPIQNNRSAFLALPSTAVGTELGRIATNQDDTDWEF
- the STRADB gene encoding STE20-related kinase adapter protein beta isoform X3 → MVFCSSNVSHYELQLEIGRRFNNLTSVYLARHTPTDRQVAVRITDLENCSEEHLRALQNEVVLSHFFQHPNIMTFWTVFTAGSWLWVISPFMAYGSARHLLKTYFPEGMSEALIGNILFGAIRGLNYMHQNGYIHRNIKASHILISEDGLVSLSGLNNLYSLVSNGQKSKVVYDFPQFSTSVLPWLSPELLRQDLSGYNMKSDIYSVGITACELANGHVPFQDMPRTQMLLQKLKGPTFCPWDINTFPRGESRMKNSRSGVDSGIGESMTRTMTSERLQMPFSKTFSPAFLNLVELCLQQDPEKRPSASSLLSHTFFKQIKEQTQKSLLSLLPPPIQNNRSAFLALPSTAVGTELGRIATNQDDTDWEF